Proteins from one Ornithobacterium rhinotracheale genomic window:
- a CDS encoding WD40/YVTN/BNR-like repeat-containing protein produces MKILKYLLCASLLWGIIGVRAQSQAVPAFYLEMHKPKPNVFVVDSLYGIYRDQTPNDLDPEAIALIKKEKKQAKPPKSAWLAHAKEENTPIKKEFRSVYEKEYLEWRKEVQPYINAQGFVEFPTEAELNNSFYEKPKSKIRRRRSLSTTSASIYDSETVPYHATFSGWHYYGPVQMLSNTGEPTSTHQANVRAFAQSPTNPNYTVCAVESGTVYISHSKGKMWHLATRNYDVREVTALSFLASDENVILAGSGKGLYTTRDGGITWAFHSDFNQLKKYAGIGNNISKIISIPTDGNPLNDKIFMATNRGLIKVTQTGSASNISYTYEVKLPLCVTDVIKRPNHDNELYALAYDSATHFMYFYKSTDGGETWERKGTNGNGWYEPTTRMNGCSGARLAIAPSDDQVVYAYIIAAQTSADNAFWGVYRSNDAGEHWTLPNPNGPGAGANGYSYPENINLATFPWVPKGTYTQGFYNCAIIVSAKDPNTFIVGGLNAYISRNGGQSFERFGGYSGPKQLHPDMQTFYQQINPDGTVDTWLSTDGGINYSTDFFETENIVRTSGLGGDYWGFDLGEYHTNMGGGMYHNGDSYHVETYGKGVFKHLGGGENTTGYVLPGDDERHFVFSDYSGITASADLHTTYSGNYKLDPMPFEPYAGGDIPYYTQRDLYGNMYYFAQSKEEKEAGKFGLYLYSYKENGVRRIKQMDIEPKTEPQQYMVAFSNPLYQYLTANNKLYASVDGGATWTERTAPFPRNINIAISDKDPKTLYALFRYGWNDMLKVSHDGGQSWESISSPDPSLKYRHIINVRGTDVIFLFGNNRSKVFYYIDGQWKEYSEDLPFNLNILEPKIQYRTGEFYMATSGAGIWTRKLPQEVLEKMSAIEVNIEAPARTSFIKEFEFKPKNISLYYGKNIVKRAWEFPGASQVRNADTDTPSVVYNKFGRFSAKLTLTDEQGQSYTETFPEYFTVYPYCACDTPEVLKDLLGKTLVWVEAANANLDNASISDKITGKSYTFANAAQVELEQSQELSNGHKTLHFKAQNSYIDLGKTYQGKTFFIVSKLAPNTSNSFSFLLGAQAGVEAHFHSGGKLGAILSTRPGVFNPANGGVTMINGLRRNFFNTNFYTNGLAVYALRVDDANASASVRYISKDRGFGNRTWIGNIAEVIILDEKLDLAQIQQINQYLIDKYGIATRPKESDLPNSISGLVARVSANHMDWDNQVIEDPISGAGYTLAKPNFSEMKTAATGQKLISIQPNREGASIQLDQTYQGKTFFIVSKLNPNTTSNFSFLLGSESAADFHSNGALGPIFSGWMSDRNRFDPANGGATMINNKTANFFNTNFKTDKLALYTVRVADNKAAAKVGSIAKDRGFNDRIWQGEIGEVLIYDRQLTDEEIAQINQYLMQKFGIVEP; encoded by the coding sequence ATGAAAATATTAAAATACCTACTTTGCGCCAGCCTTCTGTGGGGCATCATAGGCGTGCGTGCGCAGTCTCAGGCCGTGCCAGCCTTCTACCTAGAAATGCACAAGCCGAAGCCCAATGTCTTTGTAGTAGACTCTCTGTACGGAATTTATAGAGACCAAACGCCTAACGACCTAGACCCAGAGGCCATCGCGCTTATTAAAAAAGAAAAAAAACAGGCAAAGCCCCCTAAATCCGCTTGGCTTGCACACGCCAAAGAGGAAAACACGCCTATAAAAAAGGAATTCCGTAGTGTGTACGAAAAAGAATACCTAGAATGGCGAAAGGAAGTACAGCCTTACATTAACGCTCAGGGCTTTGTGGAATTTCCTACTGAGGCAGAGCTTAACAATAGTTTCTACGAAAAGCCTAAAAGCAAAATCCGTAGAAGACGAAGCCTCTCTACCACCAGTGCCTCTATCTATGATAGCGAAACGGTGCCCTACCACGCCACCTTTTCGGGCTGGCACTACTATGGCCCTGTGCAGATGCTCTCCAACACGGGCGAGCCTACCTCTACGCACCAAGCCAATGTGCGCGCCTTTGCACAATCGCCCACCAATCCTAATTACACGGTGTGTGCCGTAGAGAGTGGCACTGTGTACATCTCTCACAGCAAGGGCAAAATGTGGCACCTCGCTACCCGAAATTATGATGTGAGAGAGGTAACCGCCCTTTCCTTCTTAGCCTCAGATGAAAATGTAATCCTTGCAGGCTCTGGCAAAGGGCTTTACACCACCCGAGACGGCGGCATCACTTGGGCGTTCCATTCAGATTTTAATCAGCTTAAAAAATATGCAGGCATTGGGAATAATATTTCTAAAATCATCAGCATTCCCACAGATGGCAATCCGCTGAACGATAAAATCTTTATGGCGACTAACAGAGGCTTAATTAAAGTAACCCAAACGGGAAGCGCCAGCAACATCTCTTACACTTACGAGGTGAAGCTCCCCCTATGCGTTACCGATGTTATAAAACGCCCTAATCACGACAACGAACTCTACGCCCTAGCTTACGATAGCGCCACTCATTTTATGTATTTCTACAAATCTACCGACGGGGGCGAAACTTGGGAGCGCAAAGGCACCAACGGCAACGGCTGGTATGAGCCTACCACCCGAATGAATGGTTGTAGCGGGGCAAGGCTCGCCATAGCCCCAAGCGATGACCAAGTGGTGTATGCCTACATCATTGCGGCGCAAACCTCGGCAGACAATGCTTTCTGGGGCGTGTATAGAAGCAACGATGCAGGCGAACACTGGACACTGCCTAACCCTAATGGCCCTGGTGCAGGTGCCAACGGTTACAGCTACCCAGAGAACATCAACCTTGCCACTTTCCCTTGGGTACCTAAGGGCACTTACACCCAAGGGTTTTACAACTGTGCCATCATCGTCTCTGCCAAAGACCCTAACACCTTTATCGTAGGAGGGTTAAACGCATATATTTCCAGAAATGGTGGGCAGAGTTTTGAGCGATTTGGCGGCTACTCTGGCCCCAAACAATTGCACCCCGATATGCAAACCTTCTACCAGCAAATCAACCCTGATGGCACGGTGGACACTTGGCTCAGTACCGATGGCGGAATTAATTACTCCACCGATTTCTTTGAGACCGAAAACATCGTGCGCACCAGTGGTCTCGGTGGTGATTACTGGGGCTTTGACCTCGGAGAATACCACACCAATATGGGCGGCGGTATGTACCACAACGGCGATAGCTACCATGTGGAAACTTACGGAAAAGGCGTATTTAAACACCTTGGCGGCGGCGAAAACACAACGGGCTATGTACTCCCTGGCGATGATGAGCGGCATTTCGTCTTCTCGGATTACTCGGGCATCACGGCCTCGGCAGACCTCCACACTACCTACTCGGGCAATTATAAGCTAGACCCTATGCCCTTTGAGCCTTATGCAGGGGGCGATATTCCGTACTACACGCAGCGCGATTTATACGGAAATATGTATTATTTCGCTCAGTCCAAAGAGGAAAAAGAGGCAGGCAAATTTGGGCTTTACCTTTATAGTTATAAAGAAAACGGCGTAAGGCGCATCAAGCAAATGGATATTGAGCCTAAAACAGAACCGCAGCAGTATATGGTGGCTTTCTCCAACCCTTTGTACCAGTACTTAACGGCTAATAACAAGCTATATGCCTCGGTAGATGGTGGCGCCACTTGGACGGAAAGAACCGCTCCATTCCCTAGAAACATCAACATTGCCATCTCCGATAAAGACCCTAAAACGCTCTATGCCCTTTTCCGATACGGGTGGAATGATATGCTAAAAGTAAGCCACGATGGGGGACAAAGTTGGGAATCAATCAGCAGCCCAGACCCTAGCCTCAAATACCGCCACATCATCAATGTGCGGGGCACCGATGTTATATTCCTCTTTGGGAACAATCGTTCCAAAGTATTCTATTACATAGATGGGCAGTGGAAGGAATACAGCGAGGATTTACCCTTTAACCTAAACATCTTAGAGCCCAAAATACAGTACCGCACGGGCGAGTTCTATATGGCCACCTCTGGGGCAGGCATCTGGACACGCAAGCTCCCGCAGGAGGTGCTAGAAAAAATGAGCGCCATAGAGGTGAATATAGAAGCCCCTGCGCGCACCTCCTTCATCAAAGAGTTTGAATTTAAGCCCAAAAACATTTCGCTATACTATGGCAAAAACATCGTAAAACGCGCGTGGGAATTCCCTGGTGCTAGCCAAGTGCGCAACGCCGATACCGATACGCCAAGCGTAGTTTACAACAAATTTGGGCGGTTCAGTGCCAAGCTCACCCTCACCGATGAGCAAGGGCAAAGCTACACCGAGACCTTCCCCGAATACTTTACCGTGTACCCCTACTGCGCCTGCGACACCCCAGAGGTGCTAAAAGACCTCCTCGGGAAAACCCTTGTGTGGGTAGAGGCTGCCAATGCCAATCTCGACAATGCCAGCATCAGCGATAAGATTACGGGCAAAAGCTACACCTTTGCAAACGCCGCTCAGGTAGAGCTAGAACAAAGCCAAGAGCTATCCAACGGGCATAAAACCCTACACTTTAAAGCCCAAAACAGCTACATCGATTTAGGCAAAACCTATCAAGGCAAGACCTTCTTCATCGTCTCTAAACTAGCCCCTAATACCAGCAACAGTTTTAGCTTCTTGCTCGGTGCGCAAGCGGGTGTTGAGGCACACTTCCACAGTGGCGGCAAACTTGGCGCTATACTAAGCACGCGCCCAGGGGTATTTAACCCTGCCAATGGCGGTGTAACGATGATTAATGGGCTGAGACGAAACTTCTTTAACACCAATTTCTACACCAATGGCCTCGCGGTGTATGCCCTGCGTGTAGACGATGCCAATGCCAGCGCCAGCGTGCGCTACATCTCTAAGGACAGAGGTTTTGGCAACAGAACTTGGATAGGAAACATTGCCGAAGTCATCATCTTAGATGAAAAGCTAGACCTTGCCCAAATTCAGCAAATCAATCAGTATTTAATCGATAAATACGGCATTGCAACTCGCCCAAAAGAAAGCGACCTGCCCAACAGCATCTCGGGGCTTGTGGCTCGGGTGAGCGCCAACCATATGGATTGGGACAATCAGGTGATAGAAGACCCCATCTCGGGTGCAGGCTACACCCTTGCGAAGCCTAATTTTTCGGAAATGAAAACCGCCGCCACGGGGCAAAAGCTCATTAGCATTCAGCCTAATAGAGAGGGCGCGAGCATTCAGCTAGACCAAACCTATCAGGGCAAAACCTTCTTCATCGTCTCTAAGCTCAACCCTAACACCACCAGCAATTTCAGTTTCTTGCTCGGTAGCGAAAGCGCGGCAGACTTCCATAGCAACGGTGCTTTGGGGCCTATCTTCTCGGGCTGGATGAGCGACCGCAATCGCTTTGACCCTGCCAACGGAGGCGCCACGATGATTAATAATAAAACGGCGAATTTCTTTAACACCAATTTCAAAACCGATAAGCTTGCGCTCTACACCGTGCGCGTGGCCGATAATAAAGCCGCCGCCAAGGTAGGCTCCATTGCCAAAGACCGCGGCTTTAACGATAGAATATGGCAGGGCGAAATCGGCGAAGTACTTATCTATGACCGCCAGCTCACCGATGAAGAAATCGCGCAAATTAACCAATATCTAATGCAGAAATTTGGAATAGTAGAGCCATAA
- a CDS encoding adenylosuccinate synthase has protein sequence MSTFVVVGLQWGDEGKGKITDVLSAKSDYVVRFQGGNNAGHTVYVGENKFVLQLLPSGVLQCRGKCILGNGVVVDPKAFMGEIAKIEEKNMRTDHVFISRRAHVIMPYHILYDTYREEAAGKSSIGTTKKGIGPCYEDKVARIGVRMIDLLNPEILREKLKKNIETKNAIFEKLYNKPGLDFEEVYQEYLAIGEKLKERIVDTELELNQAIDRGDNVLFEGAQALMLDIDFGTYPYVTSSSPTTGGVCVGAGVPPTKLQHLIGVAKAYCTRVGNGPFVSEDFGEAGATMARVGHEFGAVTGRPRRCGWLDLVALRHACMINGTTHLVITKLDVLQGFDKIKVCTAYETEDGQIIDYFTSSTTKLAQYKPVYTELDGFHEDITQASRFEDLPETAQKYIHFIEEYLGIEVYLVSVGPERSQNIIRKELF, from the coding sequence ATGTCAACATTCGTAGTAGTAGGCCTTCAATGGGGCGACGAGGGAAAAGGTAAAATCACCGATGTTCTATCGGCAAAGTCTGATTATGTAGTACGCTTTCAAGGCGGAAACAATGCGGGGCACACCGTGTATGTGGGCGAGAATAAATTTGTCTTGCAACTACTGCCCTCAGGCGTGTTACAATGCCGCGGAAAATGCATCTTGGGCAACGGCGTAGTGGTGGACCCCAAGGCCTTTATGGGTGAAATCGCAAAAATAGAGGAGAAAAATATGCGTACAGACCATGTCTTCATCAGTCGCCGCGCGCATGTAATTATGCCATACCATATCTTGTATGATACCTACCGCGAGGAAGCCGCAGGCAAAAGCTCCATCGGTACCACCAAAAAGGGAATCGGGCCGTGCTATGAGGACAAAGTAGCCCGCATAGGCGTGCGTATGATTGATTTGCTAAACCCTGAAATTTTAAGAGAAAAATTAAAGAAAAATATCGAAACTAAAAATGCAATTTTTGAGAAATTGTATAATAAGCCAGGATTAGATTTCGAAGAAGTGTACCAAGAATATCTTGCCATTGGAGAAAAATTAAAAGAACGCATCGTAGATACAGAACTTGAACTAAACCAAGCGATTGACCGTGGCGACAATGTCCTGTTTGAAGGCGCACAAGCCTTGATGCTCGACATCGACTTTGGTACTTATCCTTATGTAACTTCCTCATCGCCCACCACAGGTGGCGTGTGCGTGGGAGCGGGCGTTCCGCCAACTAAATTGCAACACCTTATCGGGGTGGCAAAAGCCTATTGTACCCGTGTAGGAAACGGACCATTTGTGAGCGAAGATTTCGGAGAGGCAGGAGCCACTATGGCAAGAGTAGGGCACGAGTTTGGTGCTGTGACAGGAAGACCAAGACGATGCGGGTGGCTAGATTTAGTAGCACTTCGCCATGCTTGTATGATTAATGGCACCACGCATTTAGTCATCACCAAATTAGATGTATTGCAAGGTTTTGATAAAATCAAAGTCTGCACCGCTTATGAAACCGAAGATGGCCAAATCATAGATTACTTTACCTCATCTACCACCAAATTGGCCCAATACAAGCCCGTGTATACCGAGCTTGATGGCTTTCACGAAGACATCACACAAGCCAGTAGATTTGAGGATTTGCCAGAAACTGCCCAAAAATACATTCACTTCATTGAGGAATATTTAGGCATTGAGGTATACCTCGTTTCAGTAGGGCCAGAGAGAAGCCAAAACATTATTAGAAAAGAATTGTTCTAA
- the purB gene encoding adenylosuccinate lyase, which produces MSQQNEIYQNPLASRYASREMLYNFSPDKKFGTWRKLWIALAEIQKELGLDIAQEQIDELKAQAENIDYEKAAEYEKKFRHDVMAHVHTFGDAAPKAKAIIHLGATSAFVGDNTDLIQIKDALAIVREKLVNVIAGLSKFAMQYKDLPTLGFTHFQPAQLTTVGKRATLWLQSVLLDFEELEFRIDTLRFRGVKGTTGTAASFKELFNGDYTKIKTLDKKLSEKFGFTQVLGVTGQTYDRKIDAEVMALLSNIAQSAHKFSTDLRLLQNLKEVEEPFEKSQIGSSAMAYKRNPMRCERIGALAKFVMTVSQGSGLVAATQWFERTLDDSANKRLTIPQAFLAIDSILGIWINVLDGIVVYPKMIAKRISEELPFMVTEYMIMEGVKNGGDRQDLHEIIREHSMEAAKQVKMEGKPNDLVERIVNDDKFPIDKAKLQEVLDPVNFIGFAPQQTEDFIAEHAQPILDKYQDLIGLNFELKV; this is translated from the coding sequence ATGAGCCAACAAAACGAAATTTACCAAAACCCGCTCGCATCTCGCTATGCATCAAGAGAAATGCTATACAACTTTTCGCCCGACAAGAAGTTTGGAACTTGGCGAAAACTATGGATAGCCCTCGCTGAAATCCAAAAAGAATTGGGCTTAGACATTGCCCAAGAGCAAATCGATGAGCTAAAAGCCCAAGCCGAAAATATAGATTACGAAAAAGCAGCGGAATACGAGAAAAAATTCCGTCATGATGTAATGGCACATGTACACACCTTTGGAGATGCTGCACCGAAAGCCAAAGCGATTATTCATTTGGGTGCAACCTCTGCCTTTGTGGGCGACAACACGGATTTAATTCAAATAAAAGATGCACTCGCCATCGTACGAGAGAAACTAGTGAATGTGATTGCTGGATTAAGCAAATTTGCTATGCAATATAAAGATTTGCCTACGCTTGGATTTACGCATTTTCAGCCAGCTCAGCTCACAACCGTAGGGAAGAGAGCCACTTTGTGGTTGCAGAGCGTTTTGTTAGATTTTGAAGAATTGGAATTTAGAATTGATACGCTTAGATTCCGTGGTGTGAAAGGGACGACAGGTACGGCGGCAAGTTTCAAAGAATTGTTCAATGGTGATTATACTAAAATTAAAACTTTAGATAAAAAACTTTCTGAAAAATTTGGGTTTACACAAGTGCTTGGTGTAACAGGGCAAACTTACGATAGAAAAATCGATGCCGAAGTAATGGCACTTTTAAGCAATATTGCGCAATCTGCCCATAAATTCTCTACCGATTTACGCCTTTTGCAGAACTTAAAAGAGGTGGAAGAACCATTTGAAAAAAGCCAAATCGGTTCGTCGGCAATGGCATATAAACGCAACCCGATGCGTTGCGAGCGCATAGGGGCTTTGGCTAAATTTGTGATGACGGTATCGCAAGGTTCTGGATTAGTGGCTGCTACTCAGTGGTTTGAGCGTACGCTGGATGATTCCGCCAATAAGCGGCTCACCATTCCACAAGCATTCTTGGCAATAGATTCCATCTTAGGCATTTGGATTAATGTGCTAGATGGCATCGTGGTGTACCCCAAAATGATTGCCAAGCGAATCAGCGAGGAACTCCCCTTTATGGTCACCGAATATATGATTATGGAGGGCGTGAAAAACGGAGGCGACCGCCAAGACCTCCACGAAATCATTCGCGAGCACTCAATGGAGGCGGCTAAACAAGTGAAAATGGAAGGAAAACCAAACGATTTGGTGGAGCGTATTGTGAATGATGATAAATTCCCAATTGATAAAGCGAAACTACAAGAAGTGCTTGATCCCGTAAATTTCATAGGTTTTGCACCACAACAAACCGAGGATTTTATTGCAGAACACGCTCAGCCGATTTTGGATAAATACCAAGATTTAATCGGTCTGAATTTTGAATTGAAAGTTTAA
- a CDS encoding BT_3987 domain-containing protein, with protein MINGCQDELYNKPTEDYTSHQGIYFTQQSLQAFVAEGASSTIDELKLNLVNKENKNSFATIEYGDEKQLEAYNKENGTSYIMLPKDMYNAKSSVSIKPNYISSSIPIQLKDLKFSREGDYALPIKIIGGSADVIKGQSEAILVLNQKIITKVLKLAGSGTANGEMFEDDFKVDQWTMEVMVNRSEYSQNNRSIAGTKTVKNADALDEIFTRFGDVTIRPNQLQIKTGASQIDIPSDKLSAEPNKWYMLSFVYDGKFTKVYVNGQLVANREIRTGKYGLTGLWISSSNELIREVRFWKTARTDQQIKDNVWKMVNPDDDGLLLYYPMNGKKLNRETGEITEDETEIWDWSKSQKNLPMPSNAKFVNQDNGEGFVFPPINE; from the coding sequence ATGATAAATGGGTGTCAAGACGAGTTATACAACAAGCCTACAGAGGACTATACCAGCCATCAAGGCATCTATTTCACACAACAAAGCTTACAAGCTTTCGTTGCTGAAGGTGCGTCTTCAACAATTGATGAATTGAAACTTAATTTAGTAAACAAAGAAAATAAAAATTCATTTGCCACAATTGAATATGGAGATGAGAAGCAACTAGAAGCATACAATAAAGAAAATGGGACATCATACATCATGCTCCCAAAAGATATGTATAATGCAAAAAGTAGCGTTAGCATCAAACCTAACTACATCTCTTCTAGCATACCAATCCAACTTAAAGATTTAAAATTCTCAAGAGAAGGGGATTATGCCCTTCCAATTAAAATCATAGGGGGGAGTGCTGATGTCATAAAAGGACAATCAGAAGCTATTTTAGTACTTAATCAAAAAATAATTACCAAAGTACTAAAATTGGCCGGCAGTGGAACTGCGAATGGAGAAATGTTTGAGGATGACTTCAAAGTTGATCAATGGACTATGGAGGTTATGGTTAATCGTTCGGAATACAGCCAAAACAACAGATCTATCGCCGGTACAAAAACTGTAAAAAATGCAGATGCTTTAGATGAAATTTTTACTAGATTTGGTGATGTTACAATTAGACCTAATCAATTACAAATTAAAACTGGAGCCTCTCAAATTGATATTCCTTCTGATAAATTATCTGCAGAACCAAATAAATGGTATATGCTTTCATTTGTATATGACGGAAAATTCACAAAAGTTTATGTAAATGGACAGCTAGTGGCCAATCGTGAAATCAGAACAGGAAAATATGGCTTAACAGGTCTCTGGATCAGTAGTTCAAACGAATTAATTCGTGAAGTTAGATTCTGGAAAACAGCTAGAACAGACCAACAAATTAAAGATAATGTATGGAAAATGGTAAATCCAGATGATGATGGGCTATTACTATACTACCCAATGAATGGAAAAAAGCTTAATCGTGAAACAGGAGAAATCACAGAAGACGAAACTGAAATTTGGGATTGGTCTAAAAGTCAGAAAAATTTACCAATGCCAAGCAACGCTAAATTTGTAAATCAAGATAATGGAGAAGGATTCGTATTCCCTCCCATAAACGAATAA
- a CDS encoding endo-beta-N-acetylglucosaminidase family protein encodes MKKVTKILLSIFIASFVTSCSDWNDTERTTFDNEKGLTRLVPLLEAKSEEDLPPHLRDYYKELREYRKTPHVKGFGWFGNWTGKGSNPQNYLKALPDSVDFVSLWGTRGNLSKEQQEDLKFFQEVKGGKALLCWIIQSLGDQLTPEGKDPFVFWVNEKGNGNFREGVKAYANAICDTIEKYNLDGFDIDYEPNYGHSGSLANGQTIEGNHNMQLFIETLYNRLNPQGKMLVMDGEPYLLSTETSKMIDHYIYQAYWNSTTTSVLDKITKPHLDNWERKTIITVEFEQTWKTGGITRYRSEARPELNKMEGGIQFCDYATLDLPSGKRIGGIGSYHMEYDYPNDPPYKWIRKALYYGNQKYPGNFQ; translated from the coding sequence ATGAAAAAAGTAACTAAAATATTATTATCGATTTTTATCGCTAGTTTTGTTACAAGCTGTAGCGACTGGAATGACACCGAAAGAACTACTTTTGATAATGAAAAAGGTTTAACTCGATTAGTCCCATTATTAGAAGCTAAATCTGAAGAAGATTTGCCTCCACATTTGAGGGATTATTATAAAGAACTAAGAGAATACAGAAAAACACCTCATGTGAAAGGTTTTGGGTGGTTTGGAAACTGGACAGGTAAAGGCTCCAACCCGCAAAACTACTTAAAAGCCCTTCCAGATAGCGTAGACTTTGTATCTCTTTGGGGTACAAGAGGAAATCTATCTAAAGAACAACAAGAAGACCTTAAATTCTTCCAAGAAGTAAAAGGCGGAAAGGCTCTTTTATGCTGGATTATTCAAAGTTTAGGCGATCAACTTACCCCAGAAGGAAAAGACCCCTTTGTTTTTTGGGTAAATGAGAAAGGTAATGGCAATTTCAGAGAAGGTGTAAAAGCCTATGCTAATGCTATTTGCGATACCATTGAAAAATATAATCTTGATGGATTTGACATTGATTATGAACCTAATTATGGGCATTCTGGGAGTTTAGCCAATGGTCAAACAATTGAGGGAAACCACAATATGCAACTATTCATAGAAACACTTTACAATAGACTAAACCCTCAAGGAAAAATGCTCGTAATGGATGGTGAACCTTACTTATTATCTACAGAAACATCTAAAATGATAGATCATTATATCTATCAAGCTTATTGGAATTCCACAACCACTTCTGTATTAGACAAAATAACTAAACCTCACCTAGATAATTGGGAAAGAAAAACCATTATTACAGTAGAATTTGAACAAACTTGGAAAACAGGTGGTATCACTCGATACAGAAGCGAGGCAAGACCAGAGCTTAACAAAATGGAGGGAGGGATTCAATTCTGTGATTATGCTACATTGGATCTACCTAGCGGAAAACGCATAGGCGGTATTGGAAGTTATCATATGGAATATGACTATCCTAACGATCCACCTTACAAATGGATAAGAAAAGCTCTATACTATGGTAATCAAAAATATCCAGGAAATTTTCAATAA
- a CDS encoding SusD/RagB family nutrient-binding outer membrane lipoprotein has product MKRNIIVLAILAFFSACTDFQDINTDVYGVTDEEYKQGGLAYGAPFMKMQQLVIPIGSPDKTTGPGNDLQNTDLISSGNYIGYFGNNNNWGFNTEANWNFNEGRMGYAQKNFYSNLFREWQEINVLAKDSKDPYDQQVFALANIVKIAGWLRATDVFGPIVYSNAGKGDIAPKLDSQEEVYKHMLADLSKSVETLKDVQNKLLKDYDVIYDGDAKKWVKFANSLMLRMAVRSHFKDHALAQEYIDKALNPANGGVITSPDEEAKIGSSAKLPLLNSMIASVEEYGETRMGTTIWSYLVGYKDPRLEVYFTPARGEYNGIAPENKLPKTDYAITAAAKPKVQANSPLYWYRASETYFLKAEAALYGLISEDAQTLYEQGVKTSFQENNISSGVEIYLTSNSRPKNLTTRGYKFGTWSDPYSFNLAAGNTSPNWSDIWDNVDETEQHLQKILTQKYLALYPNAVEAWTEYRRTGYPYIMRPFDQSAPGRIGCNNCYAPERFSYAPTEYTSNPSMREVPALLGGDDQGSTKLWWVRNNRPKQQN; this is encoded by the coding sequence ATGAAACGAAATATAATAGTATTAGCTATATTAGCTTTCTTCTCTGCTTGTACCGATTTTCAAGACATCAATACAGATGTTTACGGGGTAACAGATGAAGAATACAAACAAGGAGGTCTAGCATATGGCGCTCCATTTATGAAAATGCAGCAACTGGTGATACCAATTGGATCTCCAGATAAAACAACGGGACCTGGTAACGATTTACAAAACACAGATTTAATCTCTTCTGGTAATTACATCGGCTATTTCGGAAATAATAACAACTGGGGATTTAATACAGAGGCTAACTGGAATTTTAATGAAGGAAGAATGGGCTATGCTCAAAAGAACTTCTACTCAAATCTATTTAGAGAATGGCAAGAAATCAATGTTTTAGCCAAAGACTCAAAAGATCCGTATGACCAACAAGTATTTGCTTTGGCAAACATTGTAAAAATCGCAGGATGGTTAAGAGCGACTGATGTTTTCGGTCCGATTGTGTACTCAAATGCAGGGAAAGGAGATATTGCTCCAAAACTTGACTCACAAGAGGAAGTCTACAAACATATGTTAGCAGATCTTTCTAAGAGTGTTGAAACCTTAAAAGATGTTCAAAATAAGCTACTAAAAGACTATGATGTCATTTATGATGGTGACGCCAAAAAATGGGTGAAATTCGCAAACTCCTTAATGCTGAGAATGGCAGTGAGATCTCATTTTAAAGACCACGCCCTCGCCCAAGAATACATAGACAAAGCTTTAAATCCTGCAAACGGTGGAGTTATAACATCTCCAGACGAAGAAGCTAAAATAGGCTCTTCTGCAAAATTACCTTTATTGAATTCGATGATTGCATCTGTAGAAGAATATGGAGAAACTAGAATGGGGACAACAATTTGGTCTTATTTAGTAGGATACAAAGACCCTAGACTAGAAGTTTATTTTACCCCTGCAAGAGGAGAATATAACGGAATTGCTCCAGAAAATAAATTACCCAAGACTGATTATGCAATCACTGCAGCAGCAAAACCTAAAGTCCAAGCAAACTCACCATTATATTGGTACCGAGCATCAGAAACATATTTTTTAAAGGCTGAGGCTGCGTTGTATGGCTTAATAAGCGAAGATGCACAAACACTTTATGAGCAAGGCGTAAAAACATCTTTCCAAGAAAATAATATTTCAAGTGGTGTTGAAATATATCTAACATCTAATAGTAGACCTAAAAATTTAACAACAAGAGGTTACAAATTTGGAACTTGGTCAGATCCTTACTCCTTCAACCTCGCTGCCGGCAACACTTCTCCTAATTGGAGCGACATATGGGATAATGTTGATGAAACGGAACAACATTTACAAAAAATATTAACCCAAAAATATTTAGCACTATATCCAAATGCAGTAGAAGCTTGGACAGAATATAGAAGAACAGGCTACCCATATATTATGAGGCCATTTGACCAATCTGCTCCCGGAAGAATTGGCTGCAACAATTGTTATGCACCAGAAAGATTCTCATATGCTCCAACTGAATATACATCAAACCCTAGTATGAGAGAAGTACCAGCTCTGCTTGGCGGAGACGATCAAGGATCTACTAAATTATGGTGGGTGAGAAATAATAGACCAAAACAACAAAATTAA